One stretch of Campylobacter sp. CCS1377 DNA includes these proteins:
- the ftsW gene encoding putative lipid II flippase FtsW, translating into MLADKKLFYIASTLIAIGIVFSYSLTAFTVLYFEYGEFHFFIRQLFFGVSGILIMFFISKLNPNNPNSYKPITFLLIFSVICIIILPFLPSSLATASGGAKRWIRLGPISISPVEFFKIGLIYFLAWSYTRRIDDSKKAIKHEILILLPYCIVATLLIGYIYMTQNDLGQSVISFFIILALAFFAGASKRLFAFGLVIIAMIGILVIFSNQRRIQRITSWWGNIQDAFLPLFPDWIANALRVSANSEPYQISHSLNAIAHGGIFGEGLGLGIFKLGFLSEVHTDFVLSGITEEIGLVGLSFVCFLYLWMILRIFKIAGRCESKIHFIFCSGIALLLLFSFFMNAFGIISLTPLKGVAVPLLSYGGSSMWAICIGLGYVLMISKKVKL; encoded by the coding sequence ATTTTGGCTGATAAAAAATTGTTTTATATCGCTTCAACATTAATTGCTATAGGTATTGTTTTTTCCTATTCTCTTACGGCTTTTACTGTACTTTATTTTGAATACGGCGAATTTCATTTTTTTATAAGGCAACTTTTTTTTGGAGTGAGTGGAATTTTAATTATGTTTTTCATTTCAAAATTAAATCCTAATAATCCCAATTCTTACAAACCCATCACTTTTTTACTGATATTTTCGGTAATTTGTATCATTATCTTGCCTTTTTTACCTTCTTCTCTTGCTACAGCAAGTGGTGGTGCAAAACGCTGGATAAGACTTGGGCCTATTTCAATTTCTCCGGTTGAATTTTTTAAAATTGGACTCATTTATTTTTTAGCTTGGAGTTACACAAGACGCATTGATGATAGTAAAAAAGCCATTAAGCACGAAATTTTGATTTTATTGCCTTATTGTATCGTTGCGACTTTATTGATAGGCTATATTTACATGACTCAAAATGACTTAGGACAGAGCGTAATTTCATTTTTCATCATTTTAGCTTTGGCTTTTTTTGCAGGAGCGAGTAAAAGATTATTTGCCTTTGGGCTTGTCATTATTGCAATGATTGGAATTTTAGTTATTTTTAGCAACCAAAGAAGAATTCAACGCATTACAAGTTGGTGGGGAAATATACAAGATGCTTTCTTGCCACTTTTTCCTGACTGGATAGCCAACGCATTAAGAGTGAGTGCAAATTCTGAACCCTATCAAATTTCACACTCCTTAAATGCTATAGCACATGGGGGAATTTTTGGCGAAGGTTTGGGACTTGGAATTTTTAAATTAGGTTTTTTAAGTGAAGTGCATACAGACTTCGTTCTTTCAGGTATTACTGAAGAGATAGGCTTAGTGGGACTGAGCTTTGTTTGCTTTTTGTATTTATGGATGATTTTAAGAATTTTTAAAATAGCTGGGCGTTGCGAAAGTAAAATTCACTTCATCTTTTGCTCCGGAATTGCACTTTTGCTTTTATTCTCATTTTTTATGAATGCTTTTGGCATCATTTCTCTGACTCCGCTTAAAGGTGTTGCGGTACCACTTTTAAGTTATGGAGGAAGTTCAATGTGGGCCATTTGTATAGGACTTGGATATGTATTAATGATTTCAAAAAAGGTTAAATTATGA